The following are encoded together in the Triticum dicoccoides isolate Atlit2015 ecotype Zavitan chromosome 6B, WEW_v2.0, whole genome shotgun sequence genome:
- the LOC119326455 gene encoding putative protease Do-like 12, mitochondrial, whose product MSVVKLEVTRNGVDSTGTGFVVHYHGRTCLVMTARHCVHIVHGRVAITVLLPRPGPGVGEVRFPGATVLRSGPVDLALLRLDNVVGEFRPMIFAEVPNVTSFRGVVVYVHGFYPHAGGTVVRPGRFPGHINGVYQLGDFTYLDGDFTSESGTSGGPVTMGDRVIGVNVQSVGGSRCAVSPLTLYMTFMNWCGFNGGDHTIAAMIQRLAA is encoded by the exons ATGTCTGTGGTCAAGTTGGAGGTCACTAGAAACGGGGTTGATTCTACAGGCACCGGTTTCGTTGTTCATTATCATGGACGAACATGCCTTGTTATGACAGCTCGGCATTGTGTCCATATTGTCCATGGGAGAGTGGCAATCACGGTTTTGCTCCCTCGACCTGGTCCTGGTGTGGGGGAAGTTCGGTTCCCTGGGGCTACTGTGCTACGATCGGGCCCTGTCGACCTGGCATTACTTCGACTGGATAATGTGGTCGGAGAGTTCCGACCTATGATATTTGCGGAAGTACCTAATGTTACTAGTTTTAGAGGGGTGGTAGTATATGTTCATGGATTTTACCCTCATGCGGGGGGAACAGTTGTCCGACCTGGGAGATTTCCTGGCCACATTAA TGGTGTTTACCAACTGGGTGATTTTACATACCTTGACGGAGACTTCACATCTGAGTCTGGAACGTCTGGTGGACCAGTTACCATGGGAGATAGAGTTATTGGAGTAAATGTGCAAAGTGTGGGAGGATCGAGATGCGCGGTTTCCCCTCTGACACTATACATGACATTTATGAATTGGTGTGGTTTTAAT GGCGGAGACCATACAATTGCTGCGATGATACAACGCCTTGCTGCCTAA